One window of the Pseudomonas lurida genome contains the following:
- a CDS encoding NADP(H)-dependent aldo-keto reductase, which yields MDYRQLGRTDLNVSAIALGTMTWGEQNSEAEAFAQIERAKAAGINFLDTAEMYPVPPKADTYATTERYIGNYFKSRGDRADWILASKIAGPGNTIDYIRDGHLRHNRKHIVDALDASLKRLQTDWIDLYQLHWPERSTNFFGQLSYKHKDEDDLTPLEETLEALDEQVKAGKIRHIGLSNETPWGTMKFLALAEARGWTRAVSIQNPYNLLNRSFEVGLAEVAIREQCGLLAYSPLAFGMLSGKYENGARPAKARLTEYSRFSRYFNPQSEAACSRYVALAREHGLDPAQMALAFVTQQPFVTSNIIGATSLEQLDSNIASADLTLSKDVLEGIEAIQKDHPNPAP from the coding sequence ATGGATTATCGACAGCTGGGCCGTACGGATCTGAACGTGAGCGCGATAGCCCTGGGCACCATGACCTGGGGCGAGCAGAACAGCGAGGCAGAGGCCTTCGCACAGATCGAGCGGGCCAAGGCCGCGGGGATCAACTTCCTCGACACGGCCGAAATGTACCCGGTGCCGCCCAAGGCCGACACCTATGCCACCACCGAGCGCTACATCGGTAATTACTTCAAGAGCCGTGGCGACCGCGCCGACTGGATCCTCGCCAGCAAGATCGCCGGCCCCGGCAACACCATCGATTACATCCGCGATGGCCACCTGCGCCACAACCGCAAACACATCGTCGACGCCCTGGACGCCAGCCTCAAGCGCCTGCAGACCGACTGGATCGACCTCTACCAATTGCACTGGCCGGAACGCAGCACCAACTTCTTCGGCCAACTGAGCTACAAGCACAAGGACGAAGACGACCTCACGCCACTGGAAGAAACCCTCGAAGCGCTGGACGAGCAGGTCAAGGCCGGCAAGATCCGCCACATCGGCCTGTCCAACGAAACTCCGTGGGGCACCATGAAATTCCTGGCCCTGGCCGAAGCCCGTGGCTGGACCCGTGCGGTGTCGATCCAGAACCCCTACAACCTGCTCAACCGCAGCTTTGAAGTGGGCCTGGCGGAAGTCGCGATTCGCGAACAGTGCGGCCTGCTGGCCTATTCGCCCCTGGCGTTCGGCATGCTCAGCGGCAAGTATGAAAACGGTGCGCGCCCGGCCAAGGCCCGCCTGACGGAATACAGCCGCTTCAGCCGCTATTTCAACCCGCAGTCGGAAGCGGCGTGCAGCCGTTACGTCGCATTGGCACGGGAGCATGGCCTGGACCCGGCGCAGATGGCGCTGGCGTTTGTGACGCAACAACCGTTCGTGACCAGCAACATCATTGGCGCCACCAGCCTGGAGCAACTGGACAGCAACATTGCCAGCGCCGACCTGACACTGTCGAAGGACGTATTGGAAGGGATTGAGGCAATTCAGAAGGATCATCCGAACCCAGCGCCTTGA
- the rplM gene encoding 50S ribosomal protein L13, with the protein MTTFTAKPETVQRDWFVVDAAGQTLGRLATEVASRLRGKHKPEYTPHVDTGDYIVIINAEQVRVTGNKASDKMYYRHSGFPGGIKSSNFEGLIAKKPEAPIEIAVKGMLPKGPLGRDMFRKLKVYAGAVHPHAAQQPQELKF; encoded by the coding sequence ATGACAACTTTTACTGCAAAACCGGAAACAGTTCAGCGCGACTGGTTTGTCGTCGACGCCGCTGGTCAGACCCTGGGTCGTCTGGCCACTGAAGTCGCCAGCCGTCTGCGTGGCAAGCACAAGCCTGAGTACACCCCTCACGTTGACACCGGTGACTACATCGTGATCATCAACGCTGAGCAGGTTCGTGTAACCGGCAACAAAGCAAGCGACAAAATGTACTACCGTCACTCCGGTTTCCCAGGCGGTATCAAGTCTTCCAACTTCGAAGGCCTGATTGCCAAGAAGCCTGAAGCCCCGATCGAAATCGCGGTCAAAGGCATGCTGCCTAAGGGCCCACTGGGTCGCGATATGTTTCGCAAGCTGAAAGTCTATGCGGGCGCTGTACACCCTCATGCTGCTCAGCAGCCCCAAGAACTGAAGTTTTAA